The Enterobacter asburiae sequence CGAACCCCGTTCGCAGTGGATTTCCAGCCAGAGAGGGGAATCCACGGTATTGCAGTTGCTGGCATAAAACAGGCCGCGCGCGCCGTTGGCAAAGTGCAGCGTCGCCATTGCGCTGTCTTCCCCTTCGGTGACGTCCGCCAGTTCACCGCTATCCACCACGCCTTTCAAACGCGTCACGCCGCCGGTGAACCACTGCATCAGGTCAAGGGTATGGATCGCCTGGTTGATCAGCAGGCTGCCGCCTTCCGTTGCCAGCCGTCCACGCCACGGGCTTTCGGTGTAATACGCCCCCGAGCGTGACCACGTCAGCACCGCTTTCATACTGAGCATCTTCCCCAGTTCGCCATCGTTCAGCGCCTGACGGATGCGCAGGCTGGTGGGGTTGAGCCGGTTCTGATAGCAAACGCCAAGCAGGCCTGGAGCCTGCTCAACGGCGCGGGCGATATCGTCGAGCTCGCTGCTGTTCATCCCTACCGGTTTTTCGCAGAACACATGCTTCCCGGCAGAGAGTGCATCCAGGATCATACGTTTATGTTCGAAATGCGGCGTGCAGATATGGACCACGTCGATGGCATCATTCCGCAGCATTTCCCGGTAATCCTGATAAAAACGGCACTGGTAATCCATCGCCAGCTTCAGTCCTTTGACGCTGTCGATGTCTACCAGCGCGCGCAGCGCGACGTTGGGGATCTGGCGTAAGGCGTTCACATGGCAGCCGTGAATCGCGCCGGCGCCGATAACCGCCGTGTTCAGGATCGTCATCGTTACCTCCCGTTATGCCGTCGCGTTGGTCAGCATCTGTGCCTTCACGCAGAGCTCCGCCGCCTTGAAGGCGTGCGACTGCGTCATGGCGTTTTCGGTACGGTGCAGGCAGTCGAGGATCAGTTCACCAAAGAACGGGAACCCGACCTGCCCAGCCACCGGATAACGGAATTCCCCCTCTTTATTGACCAGGTAAACCACGTCCTGCTCGCCGCGGGTGAGATCGACATATTTACGGATTTCGATATAGCCTTCGGTGCCGAGCAGCGTCAGGCGGCCGTCGCCCCAGGTTGAGAGCCCGTCCGGGGTGAACCAGTCGCAGCGGAAATAGCCGCTGGCGCCGTTTTCTCCTTTCAGCATGGCATCGCCAAAATCTTCAAATGCCGGGTACTGCGGGTGTTTAACGTTGCGAACCTGGCTTGCCACCACGGAGGCCTCGCTGTTTCCGGTGTAAAACAGGAATTGCTCAATCTGGTGGCTGCCGATATCGCACAGAATGCCGCCGAAGTAACGACGATCGTAGAACCAGTCCGGGCGACCGGTGCCTTCCCGGTGCGGGCCGGTTCCCAGGGTTTGCACGACGCGGCCAATCGCGCCCTGCTGCACCAGCTGTCCGGCAAAAACCGCACTCTCTACGTGCAGGCGTTCGCTGTAGTACACCGCGTATTTCTTCCCGGTTTTCTCCACCATCGCTTTAGCGTCGGCCAGCTGTTCAAGCGTGGTGAGCGGTGCTTTATCCGTGAAGTAGTCCTTGCCCTCCGCCATTGCTTTCAGCCCCAGCGCGCAGCGTTCGGACGGGATGGCCGCACCCGCAACCAGACGCACCTCGTCGTCGTTGAGTATCACCTCCAGCGACTGCGCCACTTTTGCCTGCGGGTACTGCTGGATAAATTTATCCACTTTGGCCGGATCGGGGTCGTACACCCACTTCAGCGTGGCGCCAGCTTCAATCAGGCCGTTACTCATCCCGTAGATATGGCCGTGGTCGAGCGCGGCGGCGGCAAACACAAACTCTCCTTCCCTGACAACGGGCTGCGGTTTGCCCACCGGGGCGTAGTTCATTCCGTCATTTTTGTTCATGCTGATACTCCTCGATCCAGATCTTTACCCAGAGGGATAGCGCCCACTTCGCTGAAGTTGGCGACGCTTGCAGATTTTTCATAAAAACGGGGGGCGAGGGCGTTGGTCCCGCCGGTGCGATAAAACGGGTCATCACGCTGAATCGGCAGCGAAACTACGCTCCGGGTAATGGCGGATTTATAGATCGCGGTAATCAGCTCCAGCGAGCGTTTGCCCTGTAACCCATCCACTAACGGCGCCGTGCCGTGCTCGATGGCATAAAGCAGATCGTTAATCTGCCCGGCGTGCAGCGTCCATTCGAGTTTTCGGGTGTCGTGAAAAACGGCGTTGAGCTGCGCTTCTCGCGACAGGTCGTTAGTTTCCTGCGGGAAGCCATTATCGGCACTGACGCTGGCGAAGGCCTGCCACGGCGCGGAGATGCGCGCCTTATCGCCCTGAATGACGATCTTCTGATCTTCCCCGTGGTGCACAACGGAGGCGGTAAGCTGCGCGAGCGCGCCGCCGGGGTATTTGAAAATTGCCGCGCTGAGGTCTTCCACTTCGGCGTTGTCGTGCGCCACGTTGGTCATCATCGCCACCACCTCTGACGGGAAGCCGAGCATCCACTGAAAGGCGTCGATATGGTGTACCGCGTGGTTCAGGGTGCAGCCGCCGCCCTCTTTTTCCCAGGTGCCGCCACCACAGGTCGTAGTAGCAGTGTCCGCGCCACCAGAGCGAATCCACCTGCGCGTGGCAAATCTTCCCGGCGAGCCCCGATTCCAGCGCGGCTTTTAAGCGCCAGAAGGCATCGGTAAAACGGTTCTGGGCAATGATGGAGAGCGTCTTGCCGCTGGCCTTTTGTGCGGCGATCATCGCGTCGCACTCCTCCAGCGAGGCGGCCATCGGTTTTTCGCACAGCACGTGGCAACCCGCGTGCAGGGCATCAATGCTGATTTCTGCATGGACGTAAGGCGGGGTACATACGTCGACGATGTGGATATCCGCCTCTGACGCCAGCATCTGCTGGTGGCTTTCATACACGCGCGCATCCGTCAGGCCGTAGCGCGTTTTTTTCTCGTGGGCTTTTTCCGGGTAGATATCGACCAGCGCGACGATCCGGCAGCGCTGACCAAACTGCAAATAGCCCTGAATATGGTTATGGGAGATATTCCCTGTTCCCACGATGGCGACATTTAACATCGTTTTATCTCCGAAGTTACCAGGTGCCAGAGGCGTCCAGCGTGACGCTGGCGGTCTCTTTAGCTACTGAGGTGCTGATACGCTGTTGAAGCAGGCGCAGATACTGTTTCTCGTTGAGCGGCAGGTCGACCCAGTCGTCTGTCCAGGTGGAGAGGTGCATGGCGTTGGAGAGCGTCAGCCCGCGGATCCCCTCCAGACCCGGCGCAATCAGCGGCTCGCCGCGAAGGATGGCGGCACAGAAGTTGGCGGTAATAACGTGATGATCGCTGCATTCCGGGGCGACGGGGAGCGTCACCTCCCAGCATTCAGGTTCACCGAAGCCGTTTTGCCAGCGGGCGTTGAAGGCGGTTTCGGACTCACGCAGCCGCCAGTAGCGCAGCTTGCCCTCTTCAACGACCACCTTGCCGCGGTCGCCGACGATTTCCAGCCGGTTGGTACCCGGCGTTTCCGCCACGGTGGTGATAAACACGCCGGTCGCGCCGTTGGCATACTCAGCGTAGGCGGTGACCTCGTCTTCCACTTCGATATCGCGATGCTTGCCGAACTGACAGAACGCGCGCAGGCGGACCGGCATCCCCACCAGCCACTGCCAGAGATCGAGCTGATGCGGGTCCTGGTTGAGCAGCACGCCGCCGCCTTCTCCTTTCCAGGTGGCGCGCCAGCCGCCGGAGTTGTAGTAGCTCTGCGAGCGATACCAGTTGGTGATGATCCAGTTGGAGCGGCGGATCTCACCCAGCTCGCCGCTGTCGATAAGATCTTTCACCTTCTGGTAAAGCGGATTCGGGCGCTGGTTGTACATGATGCCAAACATCACGTCGCACTCCCGGGCGCAGGCGTTCATCTCCTGCACCTGCGCCGTATATACGCCTGCCGGTTTTTCACACAGGGTGTGGATACCGTTGCGCATCGCCAGCATCGACAGGCGCGGATGCTCGTAGTGCGGCGTCGCGACAATCACCGCGTCGATAAGCCCGCTCTGGAGCATCTCCTGCGCGTCGCTGAATAACGGGAGGGTGCCGACCAGTTGGCGAATAGCCGGGTGCTTTTCAACGGCATTATCGCAAACTGCCGTCAGGCAGGCGTCGCTGACCGTACCCGCCAGTAAATAGCGTGCGTGGACCGTACCGATATTACCTATTCCAATAATGCCAAAACGTACCTTCTCCATGTCACACCTTAATTTCTGTTGAAAAGAAGTGATGACCGGAAAATAGGAAAGGCGAGCCGCAGCGACAATGTGTTTTTGTGAGAATACTCGCAAGGTGGTTAAGTAATCTCCAGGCTTTTTGAAATTTGGTTTTAAAATCAAAAGGCTGTTTCTGCAAATATTTGCAAAAACTGAATGAGAGCGAGGTCACACTATGCCCGGCAGGTTAAAAATGGAGGAAATTGCGGCCCTGACGGGCTTTTCCGTCAGCACGGTTTCGCGGGTGTTAAGCGGCAAATCGTATACCAGCGATAAAGCCCGGGAGGCGATCGTTCGCACCGCACGAGAATTAGGCGTACTGGAGTCAATGGCGAGCGGAAGGCTATTAATTAACGGTATCGCTGTTTTTGCACCAGAAAGAACCTTTCAGGGACGCGGGGATATTTTTTATCTGGAAGTGACGAAAGGGATTGCTGAAGCCTGCGCGCGGCACAACGTGTGGGTCAGCTGCTGTGGATTAGAAGAGCAGCACGCCGATGTGAAGTTATTTATGGAAAAGGCCAGCCAGAAGAATATCAACGCGATAATTATTATTGGGACTGATGATTCCACCATATTTAAACTCGCCAGCACGCTGAATAAGCCCTGCGTATTAATTAATTCCGTTGACCGGGATCGGGAGCTGGATGCCGTTTCGCCCGATCACCGGGCGATTGGCTTTACCGCCATGCAGTATCTTTTTGAGCAGGGACATCGGCGGGTACTCACGCTCACCTGCCTGCGGCGAGAAACGCTGTATGCGCGTCTGGACGGCATTAAAGAGGCGTACCGCCATTTTCACGTGGCCTTTGATCCCCAGCGAGATTTGCTGGTGACGGAGTGGTTTACCGCAGAGGAGGCCGAGCGGGCGCTGGATGCGTGGCTGATGAATCATGACAGATCCCAGTGGCCGGAGGTTATTTTCCCGAACAGCACCAGCATGGTGGAGGGGGTAGTCAGGGCGTTAACCCGCCACGGGCTGCGCATTCCGGAAGACATTTCGCTGATTACGACCGATTTTGCATGGAACCTGGCGCACCGTCTGGAAAAACCGGTCACGGGCGTGACGGTGCCCTGTCGCGAGCTGGGGATTGAAGCCGTACACCTGCTGCAAACGCGGCTCAACCGGCCGCAGGTGCCGGTCTTTAACCTGCTGCTGCAGGGGAAGGTAATGGACTACGGTTCGGTCAGTAACGCCACGCGCCACGCGGCTCGCGTGGCGCTGGAACGCTAATCAGGCCAGCTGTGGCGGCAGACAGACGCCGATGCCCCCGATACCGCAGTAGCCGTACGGATTTTTGTGCAGGTACTGCTGGTGATCGTCCTCGGCATAGTAGAACGGTTTCGCGGCGGCGATCTCTGTCGTCACGTCGCGCGTATCACCCGCTTCACGCATGGCCTGCTGGAAACGCTCAAGACTGGCGCGCGCGGCGGTATCCTGCTCAGGCGTGAGCGGATAAATCGCCGAGCGGTACTGCGTGCCGTGGTCGTTGCCCTGACGCATGCCCTGGGCCGGGTCGTGGTTTTCCCAGAAGACCTGCAGGAGCTGTTCGTAGCTAATGACCGCAGGGTCATACACCACGCGGACCGCTTCCGCATGCCCGGTTTCGCCGGAGCAGACTTCGCGGTAGGTTGGGTTCGGCGTGTAACCGCCCGTGTAGCCGGCCGCGGTGCTGTACACGCCGGGCAACTGCCAGAAGAGGCGCTCAACGCCCCAGAAGCAGCCCATGGCGAACAGGGCGATTTCCATTCCATCCGGCACGTTGGTCATTGAATGGTTGTTGACGGTGTGTAAGGTTGCCACAGGCATAGGGGTGTTGCGTCCCGGTAATGCATCAGCTTGTGAAACCAGATGCTTTTTGTCGAATAAACTCACGATGGGGCCTCCCGGGGTGCGATGTTTCGGTTAAGGTTGTCACGAAGCGTTTAATTGAACACAATAAATGCGCTGAATGAGACTAGATTTAATCATAAGAAATATTTGGGTGTTACACCCGTTTTCAACCCACGATTTGGGTTTTTGGCTACCAGGCCGTATTTTGCCGCACAGCGGCGCTTCATTTGCTTCCAGGGTGGAAAAGGGATATTCAGGAGAAAACGTGACAAAAATCCGCCAGTTATGTTTAGTCAGTGTGTTGCTGACAAGCGGGGTTGCCAGCGCGGCGAATGTCCGTTTGCAGGTTGAGGGGTTATCCGGGGCGCTGGAAAAAAACGTGCGTGCGCAGCTGTCGACTATCCAGAGTGATGAGGTGACGCCGGACCGGCGTTTTCGTGCGCGCGTGGATGATGCGATCCGTGAAGGGCTAAAAGCGCTGGGGTATTACGAACCCACCATTGATTTCGATCTCCGCCCGCCGCCAAAGAAGGGGCGTCAGGTGCTTATTGCCCGCGTCTCACCGGGTGAGCCGGTGCTGATCGGTGGCACGAACGTCATCCTGCGCGGCGGCGCGCGTACCGACCGGGATTACCTGGATCTGCTCAGCACGCGGCCAAAAGTCGGCACCGTGCTCAATCACGGCGACTACGACCACTTCAAAAAAGAGCTGACGAGCGTCTCCCTGCGCAAGGGCTACTTCGACAGCCAGTTCAATAAAAGCCAGCTGGGCATTGCGCTGGATCGACGTCAGGCCTTCTGGGATATCGATTATGACAGCGGGGAACGCTACCGCTTTGGTGATGTAACGTTTGAAGGTTCGCAAATTCGTGAAGAGTACCTGCAAAACCTCGTGCCGTTTAAAAAAGGGGATTACTACCAGTCGAGCGACCTGGCGGAGCTGAACCGTCGTCTTTCTGCTACCGGCTGGTTTAACTCCGTGGTTGTCGCACCGGAATTTGATAAGTCTCGCAAAACCAAGGTGTTGCCGCTGCATGGCGTTGTCTCGCCGCGCACCGAGAACACCATTGAGACCGGTGTTGGCTACTCGACAGACGTCGGCCCGCGCGTGAAGGCCACCTGGAAAAAGCCGTGGATGAACTCCTACGGCCACAGCCTGACCACCAGCGCCAGCATTTCCGCCCCGGAACAGCAGCTTGATTTCAGCTACAAAATGCCGCTGCTGAAAAACCCGCTTGAGCAGTACTATCTGGTCCAGGGGGGCTTTAAGCGTACCGACCTGAACGATACGGAGTCCGACTCCACCACGCTCGCGGTTTCCCGCTTCTGGGATCTCTCCAGCGGCTGGCAGCGCGCCATTAACCTGCGCTGGAGCCTGGACCACTTTACCCAGGCTAACGTCACCAACACCACCATGCTGCTCTATCCTGGGGTGATGATCAGCCGCACCCGCTCGCGCGGTGGCCTGATGCCAACCTGGGGGGATTCACAGCGTTACTCTATCGACTACTCCAATACGATGTGGGGCTCTGACGTCGACTTCACTGTGGTGCAGGCGCAAAACGTCTGGATCCGCACGCTGTATGACAAACACCGCTTTGTCATGCGCGGCAATCTCGGCTGGATTGAAACGGGCGATTTCGAGCGCGTTCCGCCGGACCTGCGCTTCTTCGCCGGGGGCGACCGCAGCATTCGCGGGTATAAGTACAAATCGATCTCGCCTGAAAACGAAAAAGGCCAGCTGACCGGGGCATCAAAACTGGCGACCGGATCGCTGGAGTATCAGTACAACGTCAGCGGCAAGTGGTGGGGCGCCATGTTTGTTGACGGTGGTGAAGCGGTGAACGATATCCGCCGCAGCGATTTCAAAACCGGCGCGGGCGTGGGCGTACGCTGGCAATCACCCGTCGGGCCCATCAAGCTCGATTTCGCCGTGCCTGTCGGCGACAAAGACGAACACGGATTACAGTTTTACATCGGTCTGGGGCCTGAATTATGAGTTTATGGAAGAAAATAAGCCTCGGGGTGCTGATTTTTATCGTGCTGCTGCTCGGTACGGTGGCGTTTCTGGTAGGAACGACGACCGGGCTGCATCTGCTGTTTAACGCTGCGAACCGCTGGGTGCCGGGGCTGGAGATTGGTCAGGTGACGGGCGGCTGGCGCGATCTGCGTCTGAAGAACATCCGCTACGAGCAACCTGGCGTGGCGGTCAACGCCGGGGAATTCCATCTCGCGGTGAAGCTGGGATGCCTTCGGGACAGTAAGCTCTGCGTGAACGATCTGTCGCTAAAAGACGTCAACGTGGCGATAGACTCAAAGAAGATGCCGCCGTCTGCGCCGGCTGAGGAAGAGGACGGCGGCCCGCTGAATCTCTCCACGCCGTACCCGATTGCGCTTTATCGGGTGGCGCTGGATAACGTCAATATCAAAATCGACGACACCACCGTGTCCGTCATGGACTTCACCTCCGGCCTGCGCTGGCAGGAGAAAAACCTCACCCTGACGCCAACCTCACTGCAGGGGTTGCTGATCGCGCTGCCGAAAGTGGCGGACGTGGCGCAGGAGGAGATCGTCGAGCCGAAGATCCAGAACCCGCAGCCGGAAGAGAAGCCGCTGGGCGAAACGCTGAAAGATCTCTTCTCGAAGCCTGTTCTGCCGGAAATGACCGACGTGCATCTGCCGCTGAACCTCAACATTGAGGAGTTCAAAGGCGAACAGCTGCGCCTGACCGGCGATACCGACCTGACGGTCTATAACATGCTGCTGAAAGTCAGCAGCATTGACGGCAACATGAAGCTCGACGCGCTGGATATCGACACCAACCAGGGCTCGGTGAACGCGTCAGGCAACGCCCTGCTGCGCGACAACTGGCCGGTGGATATCACCCTCAACAGCTCGCTTAATATTGAACCGCTGAAGGGCGAAAAAGTGAAGGTTAAAGTGGGCGGGGCGCTGCGCGAAAAGCTGGACGTCGGGGTGAATCTCTCCGGCCCGGTAGACATGGTCCTGCGTGCGCAAACCCAGCTGGCGGAAGCCGGGCTGCCGCTCAATCTTGAGGTGGTCAGCAAGCAGCTTTACTGGCCGTTTACCGGCGAAAAACAGTATCAGGCCGATGACCTGAAGCTGAAGCTGAGCGGCAAGATGACCGACTACACGCTCTCGTTCCGCACCGCGGTGAAGGGGCAGGACGTCCCGCCCGCAACTATCACGCTGGATGCAAAAGGCAACGAACAGCAGGTTAACCTCGACAAGCTGACCGTCGCGGCGCTGGAAGGTAAGACCGAGCTGACCGCGCTGCTCGACTGGCAGCAGGCGATCAGCTGGCGCGGCGAACTGAAGCTGAAGGGGATCAACACCGCCAAAGAGGTGCCGGACTGGCCGTCGAAGCTCGATGGTTTGATTAAAACCCGCGGCAGCCTCTACGGCGGTACGTGGCAGATGGACGTGCCGGAAATCAAGCTCACCGGGAACGTGAAGCAGAACAAGGTGAACGTTGAAGGCTCGGTGAAAGGCAACAGTTACCTGCAGTGGGTGATTCCAGGGCTGCACGTGGCGCTGGGCCGCAACACGGCGGATATCAAAGGCGAACTGGGGGTGAAGGATCTCAATCTGGATGCCACCATCGACGCGCCGAATCTGGATAACGCTCTGCCGGGTCTGGGCGGTACGGCGAAAGGGCTCGTGAAAGTGCGCGGCACCGTGGAGGCGCCACAGCTGCTGGCGGACATTACCGCCAATAACCTGCGCTGGCAGGAACTGAGCGTCGCCCGCGTCCGCGTGGAAGGGGATGTGAAATCCACCGATCAAATCGGCGGCAACCTGAACCTGCGCGTGGAGCGCATTTCCCAGCCGGACGTCAACATTAGCCTGGTGACTCTGGACGCCAAAGGGAACGAGAAGCAGCACGATCTCCAGCTGCGTGTGCAGGGCGAACCGGTTTCCGGCCAGCTTCACCTGACCGGCAGCTTCGATCGCAAAGAAGCGCGCTGGAAAGGGACGCTGGACAACACCCGCTTCAACACCCCGGTGGGTCCGCTGGCGCTGTCGCGCTCTATTGCGCTGGACTACCGTAACGCCGAGCAGAAGATCAGCATCGGGCCACACTGCTGGACCAACCCGAATGCGGAGCTGTGCGTGCCGCAGACCATTGATGCGGGCGCGGAAGGGCGCGCGCAGATCAACCTCAACCGTTTCGATCTGGCGATGCTTAAACCGTTTATGCCGGATACCACGCAGGCAAGCGGCGTCTTCAGCGGGAAAGCCGATGTCGCCTGGGACACCACCAAAGAGGGGCTGCCACAGGGCAGCGTTACGCTCTCCGGCCGCAACGTGAAGGTGACGCAGGAGGTGAACGACGCGCCGCTGCCGGTGGCCTTCGATACCCTGAACGTCAGCGCGGACCTGCATAACAACCGTGCGGAGCTGGGATGGCTTATCCGACTGACCAACAACGGGCAGATGGACGGGCAGATACAGATCACCGATCCGCAGGGACGGCGCAATCTGGGCGGTAACGTCAATATTCGGAACTTCAACCTGGCGATGGTGAACCCGATTTTCGCCCGCGGGGAAAAAGCCGAGGGCATGGTGAATGCCAATCTGCGTCTGGCTGGCGACGCGCAAAGCCCTCAGCTGTTCGGCCAGCTGCGGCTCAGCGGTGTGGATATCGACGGTAACTTCATGCCGTTTGATATGCAGCCCAGCCAGATCGCGATGAACTTCAACGGCATGAGCTCGACGCTGAGCGGCTCGGTATTAACTCAGCAGGGGCAAATTAACCTGAGCGGCGACGCGGACTGGAGCCAGCTCGACAACTGGCGAGCCCGTATTGCTGCGAAAGGCAGTAAGGTGCGCATCACTGTACCGCCAATGGTGCGCCTGGACGTCTCGCCGGACGTGGTCTTTGAAGCGACGCCAAGCCTCTTCACCCTGGATGGCCGCGTGGACGTGCCGTGGGCGCGCATCGTGGTTCACGAGGTACCGGAAAGCGCGGTCGGCGTCTCCAGTGATGAAGTTATGCTCAATGAAAATCTGAAACCTGCCGAAGAGAAGAGCGCTGGCATACCGATTAATAGTAACCTTATCGTGCACGTGGGGAATAACGTGCGGTTGGATGCGTTTGGGCTGAAGGCGAGGCTCACGGGCGACCTGAAAGTGGCGCAGGATAAGCAAGGGCTTGGCCTGAACGGGCAGATCAATATCCCTGAAGGGCGTTTCCACGCCTATGGTCAGGATCTGATTGTCCGCAAAGGCGAGCTGCTGTTCTCCGGTCCACCGGATCAACCATTGTTGAACATCGAAGCGATTCGTAACCCGGAAGCGACGGAAAACGACGTCATTGCTGGCGTACGCGTTACCGGCTCTGCCGACGAACCGAAGGCGGAGATCTTCTCTGACCCGGCGATGTCGCAGCAGGAAGCTCTCTCTTACCTGCTGCGCGGACAAGGCCTGGACAGCGGTCAGAGCGACAGCGCGGCGATGACCTCAATGTTGGTCGGCCTGGGGGTTGCACAAAGTGGGCAGGTTGTGGGTAAAATCGGCGAGACGTTCGGCGTAAGCAATCTGGCGCTGGACACCCAGGGCGTGGGTGACTCCTCGCAGGTGGTGGTCAGCGGCTATGTACTGCCGGGTCTGCAGGTAAAATATGGTGTGGGGATCTTTGACTCACTGGCAACACTCACGTTACGCTATCGCCTGATGCCTAAGCTATATCTGGAAGCAGTGTCCGGCGTAGACCAGGCACTTGATCTGCTCTATCAGTTTGAGTTTTAGCAATGCGAATATTTGTCTACGGCAGTTTACGAACCAGGCAAGGCAACAGTCACTGGATGACCAATGCCCAGCTACTGGGGAATTACAATATCGAGAACTACCAGTTGTACAGCCTGGGCCACTATCCAGGCGCGGTTCCCGGCGAAGGAACAGTACAGGGTGAAGTTTATCGTATTGATAACGCGACACTTGCCGAACTTGATGCCTTGCGCACCAGGGGCGGTGAATACGCTCGCCAGTTGATCCAGACGCCGTACGGAAGCGCGTGGATGTATGTCTACCAGCGTCCGGTCGACGGGTTAACGCGGATTGTAAGCGGTAACTGGTTAGACAGAGACCAGTACTGAAAAACGACAACGCCACCGTAAGGTGGCGTTGTTTTTTGTGTCTGGCAGTAAGAATTACTTCTTAGCAGCGCGTTCGAAG is a genomic window containing:
- the tamA gene encoding autotransporter assembly complex protein TamA, with amino-acid sequence MTKIRQLCLVSVLLTSGVASAANVRLQVEGLSGALEKNVRAQLSTIQSDEVTPDRRFRARVDDAIREGLKALGYYEPTIDFDLRPPPKKGRQVLIARVSPGEPVLIGGTNVILRGGARTDRDYLDLLSTRPKVGTVLNHGDYDHFKKELTSVSLRKGYFDSQFNKSQLGIALDRRQAFWDIDYDSGERYRFGDVTFEGSQIREEYLQNLVPFKKGDYYQSSDLAELNRRLSATGWFNSVVVAPEFDKSRKTKVLPLHGVVSPRTENTIETGVGYSTDVGPRVKATWKKPWMNSYGHSLTTSASISAPEQQLDFSYKMPLLKNPLEQYYLVQGGFKRTDLNDTESDSTTLAVSRFWDLSSGWQRAINLRWSLDHFTQANVTNTTMLLYPGVMISRTRSRGGLMPTWGDSQRYSIDYSNTMWGSDVDFTVVQAQNVWIRTLYDKHRFVMRGNLGWIETGDFERVPPDLRFFAGGDRSIRGYKYKSISPENEKGQLTGASKLATGSLEYQYNVSGKWWGAMFVDGGEAVNDIRRSDFKTGAGVGVRWQSPVGPIKLDFAVPVGDKDEHGLQFYIGLGPEL
- a CDS encoding Gfo/Idh/MocA family oxidoreductase, which codes for MEKVRFGIIGIGNIGTVHARYLLAGTVSDACLTAVCDNAVEKHPAIRQLVGTLPLFSDAQEMLQSGLIDAVIVATPHYEHPRLSMLAMRNGIHTLCEKPAGVYTAQVQEMNACARECDVMFGIMYNQRPNPLYQKVKDLIDSGELGEIRRSNWIITNWYRSQSYYNSGGWRATWKGEGGGVLLNQDPHQLDLWQWLVGMPVRLRAFCQFGKHRDIEVEDEVTAYAEYANGATGVFITTVAETPGTNRLEIVGDRGKVVVEEGKLRYWRLRESETAFNARWQNGFGEPECWEVTLPVAPECSDHHVITANFCAAILRGEPLIAPGLEGIRGLTLSNAMHLSTWTDDWVDLPLNEKQYLRLLQQRISTSVAKETASVTLDASGTW
- a CDS encoding Gfo/Idh/MocA family oxidoreductase → MTILNTAVIGAGAIHGCHVNALRQIPNVALRALVDIDSVKGLKLAMDYQCRFYQDYREMLRNDAIDVVHICTPHFEHKRMILDALSAGKHVFCEKPVGMNSSELDDIARAVEQAPGLLGVCYQNRLNPTSLRIRQALNDGELGKMLSMKAVLTWSRSGAYYTESPWRGRLATEGGSLLINQAIHTLDLMQWFTGGVTRLKGVVDSGELADVTEGEDSAMATLHFANGARGLFYASNCNTVDSPLWLEIHCERGSLLLNDNVLWRITPGERRRLVSDDSPDGSVKSYWGLGHQQAIRRFYHAINHSGETDYTDIHSAGKSLALVEALYRSSQLRQWIDINN
- a CDS encoding LacI family transcriptional regulator, giving the protein MPGRLKMEEIAALTGFSVSTVSRVLSGKSYTSDKAREAIVRTARELGVLESMASGRLLINGIAVFAPERTFQGRGDIFYLEVTKGIAEACARHNVWVSCCGLEEQHADVKLFMEKASQKNINAIIIIGTDDSTIFKLASTLNKPCVLINSVDRDRELDAVSPDHRAIGFTAMQYLFEQGHRRVLTLTCLRRETLYARLDGIKEAYRHFHVAFDPQRDLLVTEWFTAEEAERALDAWLMNHDRSQWPEVIFPNSTSMVEGVVRALTRHGLRIPEDISLITTDFAWNLAHRLEKPVTGVTVPCRELGIEAVHLLQTRLNRPQVPVFNLLLQGKVMDYGSVSNATRHAARVALER
- the msrA gene encoding peptide-methionine (S)-S-oxide reductase MsrA yields the protein MSLFDKKHLVSQADALPGRNTPMPVATLHTVNNHSMTNVPDGMEIALFAMGCFWGVERLFWQLPGVYSTAAGYTGGYTPNPTYREVCSGETGHAEAVRVVYDPAVISYEQLLQVFWENHDPAQGMRQGNDHGTQYRSAIYPLTPEQDTAARASLERFQQAMREAGDTRDVTTEIAAAKPFYYAEDDHQQYLHKNPYGYCGIGGIGVCLPPQLA
- a CDS encoding Gfo/Idh/MocA family oxidoreductase gives rise to the protein MNKNDGMNYAPVGKPQPVVREGEFVFAAAALDHGHIYGMSNGLIEAGATLKWVYDPDPAKVDKFIQQYPQAKVAQSLEVILNDDEVRLVAGAAIPSERCALGLKAMAEGKDYFTDKAPLTTLEQLADAKAMVEKTGKKYAVYYSERLHVESAVFAGQLVQQGAIGRVVQTLGTGPHREGTGRPDWFYDRRYFGGILCDIGSHQIEQFLFYTGNSEASVVASQVRNVKHPQYPAFEDFGDAMLKGENGASGYFRCDWFTPDGLSTWGDGRLTLLGTEGYIEIRKYVDLTRGEQDVVYLVNKEGEFRYPVAGQVGFPFFGELILDCLHRTENAMTQSHAFKAAELCVKAQMLTNATA